In Thermorudis peleae, a genomic segment contains:
- a CDS encoding bifunctional transaldolase/phosoglucose isomerase: MSNPLRELSTYGQSFWLDFLSRSLITSGELARLIEEDGLRGVTSNPTIFDKAISSSEEYDDEIAELAAKGLSSAAIFEELAVHDVQKACDLFRLVYEASGGEDGFVSLELPPDLAYDTERSIAEAKRLFAKIDRPNVMIKVPGTPEGIPAIEQLIAEGVNVNITLLFSLENYEQVMEAYLRGIERRLEAGLAVDHIASVASFFVSRIDTEVDRRIDELLKQETDPERREKLGWLKGKVAVANAKLAYQRFKRVFLNGERFARLQKQGARIQRVLWASTSTKNPAYSDVLYVETLIGPYTVQTMAPVTVEAFRDHGRVRATVEEGVEEAEQVLRTLADVGIDYTEVTNLLQRQGVELFQQSYNDVLKRIDEKRRTLAAVIERRAGQLGPFEPTVTAQAERLVNERFIERLWAKDPSLWSADPATQAKIAQRLGWLTVHETMLASLHELEAVASDIQSAGFQHAVLLGMGGSSLAPEVLQRVFGNAEGFPELRVLDTTHPDIIARLQDEVDLDKTLFIVSSKSGTTVETLSQYAYWYEIIRSRRGAAAGDQFIAITDPGTPLERLARDHQFRRVFLNPPDIGGRYSALSFFGLVPGAAIGLPLKALLEPAARMAEQLQRNSVENPGLWLGAALGALGTAGRDKVTMLTEPAITSLGDWLEQLLAESTGKDGTGLLPVIHEPHQAPNQYGTDRLFVGIDLALQPHVESDALLLALETLGHPVVRCRLWNTWDLGAEFLRWEVATAVAGAILGINPFDEPNVQESKDRTNALLKTFTKTGELPEPPVLATANGIRIYGEFDTTSAEAAVAAFCSSVHLGDYLALLAFTDTRPEISWRLQETRRLLQRLGVATTLGYGPRYLHSIGQFYKGGTPNGAFLMVLIEPAHDLPIPGSPYTFKTLFKAQAFGDYAALISRKRPVLLLHIPADEAERGLDWLLQQLAVAGTR; the protein is encoded by the coding sequence ATGTCGAACCCCTTACGAGAGCTCAGCACGTATGGCCAAAGCTTCTGGCTCGACTTCCTGAGTCGTTCACTCATTACCTCTGGAGAACTCGCCCGCCTTATCGAAGAGGATGGACTACGCGGCGTTACATCCAATCCAACAATCTTTGATAAGGCGATTTCGAGTAGCGAAGAATACGACGACGAGATTGCAGAACTCGCTGCAAAAGGGCTCTCGAGTGCTGCAATCTTTGAAGAACTCGCGGTGCACGACGTACAAAAGGCCTGCGACCTCTTCCGTCTCGTGTATGAAGCTTCCGGCGGGGAAGATGGGTTCGTCTCCCTTGAGCTCCCGCCAGACCTGGCATATGACACCGAGCGCTCAATTGCCGAAGCAAAACGACTGTTTGCGAAAATTGACCGTCCCAATGTCATGATTAAAGTGCCGGGAACACCGGAAGGCATTCCAGCCATCGAACAACTTATTGCCGAAGGCGTCAATGTCAACATTACCCTGCTCTTCAGCCTTGAGAACTACGAGCAGGTGATGGAAGCATATCTCCGCGGCATTGAACGCCGGCTTGAAGCTGGCCTGGCAGTCGACCACATCGCCTCAGTCGCGAGCTTCTTTGTTAGCCGTATCGACACAGAAGTTGACCGCCGCATTGACGAGCTACTCAAGCAAGAGACGGATCCTGAACGGCGTGAAAAACTCGGCTGGCTGAAGGGCAAAGTGGCTGTCGCGAACGCGAAGCTTGCCTATCAGCGCTTCAAGCGTGTTTTCCTCAATGGTGAACGTTTTGCTCGGCTTCAAAAGCAGGGAGCGCGCATCCAGCGTGTCCTCTGGGCAAGCACCAGCACGAAGAACCCTGCGTACAGCGATGTGCTCTATGTTGAGACCTTGATTGGGCCGTATACCGTCCAAACCATGGCTCCTGTCACGGTTGAGGCGTTCCGCGACCATGGTCGCGTGCGGGCAACGGTCGAAGAGGGCGTTGAGGAAGCGGAGCAAGTTTTGCGCACCTTAGCGGACGTTGGCATTGACTACACTGAGGTAACCAACCTACTGCAACGCCAAGGGGTCGAACTCTTCCAGCAGTCCTATAACGATGTCCTCAAGCGGATCGATGAAAAGCGGCGTACCCTTGCTGCAGTGATTGAAAGGAGGGCCGGTCAGCTTGGCCCTTTTGAACCAACGGTCACGGCTCAAGCTGAGCGGCTGGTCAACGAACGGTTTATCGAGCGACTTTGGGCCAAGGATCCAAGCTTGTGGAGCGCTGATCCAGCAACACAGGCCAAGATTGCTCAACGCCTTGGGTGGCTAACCGTTCATGAGACCATGCTCGCCAGCCTACACGAGCTTGAGGCAGTGGCCAGCGACATTCAATCTGCGGGGTTCCAGCACGCTGTTCTGCTTGGCATGGGTGGGAGTAGCCTCGCTCCAGAAGTGCTGCAACGCGTCTTCGGGAATGCCGAAGGGTTCCCGGAGCTGCGCGTTCTCGATACCACACATCCTGACATTATTGCCCGACTTCAGGATGAAGTTGATCTAGACAAGACACTCTTCATCGTGAGTTCAAAGTCAGGAACCACTGTCGAAACACTCAGCCAATACGCATACTGGTACGAGATCATACGGTCACGGCGTGGCGCTGCAGCCGGAGATCAGTTCATCGCCATTACCGATCCAGGAACACCACTTGAACGGCTTGCACGAGACCACCAGTTTCGCAGAGTTTTCCTCAATCCTCCCGATATTGGCGGCCGTTACTCCGCCTTGTCGTTCTTTGGGCTGGTGCCAGGAGCAGCCATCGGGCTGCCACTCAAAGCGTTACTTGAGCCAGCCGCTCGAATGGCCGAGCAGTTGCAGCGAAATAGTGTGGAGAATCCCGGCTTGTGGCTTGGGGCTGCCCTTGGGGCATTGGGTACCGCTGGCCGGGACAAAGTGACGATGCTCACCGAGCCAGCGATTACGAGTCTTGGTGACTGGCTTGAGCAGCTGCTAGCGGAAAGCACCGGCAAGGACGGTACAGGCCTGCTGCCGGTTATTCATGAACCGCACCAAGCACCGAATCAGTACGGGACAGATCGGCTCTTTGTCGGTATTGACCTTGCACTGCAACCACATGTCGAGAGTGACGCACTGCTCTTAGCGCTTGAGACACTCGGGCACCCTGTCGTGCGCTGCCGCCTCTGGAACACGTGGGACCTTGGAGCAGAATTCCTCCGTTGGGAAGTTGCAACGGCCGTCGCAGGGGCTATTCTCGGGATTAATCCTTTTGATGAGCCAAACGTGCAAGAAAGCAAAGATCGGACAAACGCACTCCTCAAAACCTTCACCAAGACGGGTGAGCTTCCTGAGCCACCAGTCCTTGCAACTGCAAACGGCATACGAATATACGGCGAGTTTGATACGACCAGTGCGGAAGCAGCCGTTGCGGCTTTCTGCAGCAGTGTCCACCTGGGGGATTACCTTGCGTTACTCGCCTTCACGGACACGCGTCCAGAAATAAGCTGGCGACTCCAGGAAACTCGCCGACTGCTCCAGCGCCTCGGAGTAGCAACGACACTTGGCTATGGACCACGCTACCTCCACTCGATCGGGCAGTTCTATAAGGGCGGGACACCAAATGGGGCGTTCCTTATGGTGCTCATTGAGCCCGCGCACGATCTTCCGATCCCTGGCTCACCCTACACGTTCAAGACGCTCTTCAAAGCCCAGGCCTTTGGCGATTACGCTGCGCTGATTAGCCGGAAACGCCCTGTGCTCCTGCTCCACATCCCGGCCGATGAAGCAGAACGTGGCTTGGACTGGCTGCTCCAGCAACTGGCCGTTGCTGGAACACGTTAA
- a CDS encoding helix-turn-helix transcriptional regulator: MFLDREWEQRNAEDELPQVWKLGIPVGEWWIERLLVQARWVTVVSSLSLLLLRPTVHWIWPLLLAAYYGIGNGIVHALIAPPKTFQDWKIGRTLAICIDWLGACFALLLFDASLTIGTTLFILLIGVTSLRSCTFGALGATFASGLVLLVCALHIWLIHDVPWNRLFPFLAGSLVTLAVAGTTFGLIARGLRRPLATLVPASEKISEDHAVAPSSGDAKEPLLADRRAVCWLTDRELEVLVLLAEPKLTYADIASQLDPPVSVHTVKTHVRRIAEKLGSERTRDEVVAAARRRGILHPEQPILIAPMVPRIEQPEIPLENR, from the coding sequence ATGTTCCTAGATCGAGAATGGGAGCAACGAAACGCCGAGGATGAACTTCCGCAAGTTTGGAAGTTGGGAATTCCTGTCGGCGAATGGTGGATTGAGCGGCTGTTGGTACAGGCACGATGGGTAACCGTTGTCTCAAGCCTTTCGCTCTTACTCCTCAGACCAACAGTGCACTGGATCTGGCCACTCTTGCTCGCGGCCTACTATGGGATCGGCAATGGTATTGTTCACGCGCTCATTGCCCCACCGAAGACCTTCCAAGACTGGAAAATTGGACGCACGCTGGCAATTTGCATTGATTGGCTTGGCGCCTGCTTCGCGCTCCTGCTCTTTGACGCCTCACTGACAATTGGCACAACACTCTTTATCCTCCTCATCGGAGTAACCAGCCTCCGTTCATGCACCTTTGGCGCACTTGGAGCAACATTTGCCAGTGGGCTCGTTCTCCTTGTCTGTGCACTCCACATTTGGCTGATCCATGATGTTCCCTGGAACCGGCTTTTCCCATTTCTTGCTGGAAGTCTGGTCACGCTGGCCGTCGCCGGAACAACGTTCGGCTTGATTGCCCGGGGACTACGTCGACCGCTTGCAACGCTTGTCCCTGCGTCGGAGAAGATTTCAGAGGATCACGCAGTCGCTCCTTCTTCTGGGGATGCCAAAGAACCGCTCCTCGCTGATCGACGGGCAGTCTGCTGGTTAACTGATCGCGAGCTTGAGGTCCTTGTTCTTCTTGCGGAGCCAAAGCTCACGTATGCGGATATTGCGTCGCAGCTTGATCCACCAGTCTCGGTGCATACAGTAAAGACCCACGTTCGACGCATTGCCGAGAAGCTTGGCTCGGAACGTACCCGTGACGAGGTCGTTGCAGCGGCACGGCGTCGAGGGATTCTGCATCCAGAACAACCGATACTTATTGCACCAATGGTACCTCGTATTGAGCAGCCGGAAATACCATTGGAAAACCGCTGA
- the gnd gene encoding phosphogluconate dehydrogenase (NAD(+)-dependent, decarboxylating): protein MELAIVGLGRMGGNMVRRLLQGGHRVIAHNRSPEPIREAEAAGAIGAYTPEEVVHHLQPPRVIWIMVPAGDPTEHMIETFRPLLSPGDILIDGGNSYWKDSVRRAERLRQDGIRFLDVGTSGGIWGLEYGYCLMIGGDEEAFKLVEPAFQTLAPQDGYRYVGPSGAGHFAKMVHNGIEYGMLQAYGEGFEILKASPYQYDLAALAKLWNHGSVIRSWLLELAERAFQNDPELSTIRGYVEDSGEGRWTVLTAIEEDVPAPVITLSLQMRFRSRQDDSFAAKVIAALRHEFGGHAVQKESSSQAET, encoded by the coding sequence ATGGAACTCGCAATTGTTGGACTAGGGCGAATGGGTGGCAATATGGTTCGGCGGCTTCTCCAGGGCGGACACCGTGTCATCGCCCACAACCGCAGCCCTGAGCCAATTCGTGAAGCCGAAGCGGCAGGCGCAATTGGGGCATATACCCCCGAAGAGGTCGTCCATCATCTGCAGCCACCACGCGTCATTTGGATCATGGTGCCGGCCGGAGATCCAACCGAGCATATGATTGAGACATTCCGGCCCTTGCTTAGTCCAGGAGATATTCTCATCGATGGCGGAAACTCTTACTGGAAGGACTCCGTTCGCCGCGCTGAGCGCTTACGCCAGGATGGCATCCGCTTCCTCGACGTGGGCACAAGCGGCGGGATTTGGGGCCTGGAATACGGCTATTGTCTCATGATTGGTGGTGACGAAGAAGCCTTCAAGCTCGTTGAGCCAGCCTTTCAGACCCTGGCTCCACAAGACGGTTACCGCTACGTAGGGCCAAGCGGCGCTGGGCATTTCGCCAAGATGGTCCATAACGGCATCGAGTACGGGATGCTCCAAGCGTATGGCGAAGGGTTCGAAATTTTGAAGGCCTCGCCATACCAGTACGACCTGGCAGCACTCGCTAAGCTCTGGAACCATGGTAGTGTGATCCGCTCATGGCTCCTTGAGCTTGCCGAGCGCGCCTTCCAGAACGACCCTGAACTCAGCACGATCCGAGGGTATGTCGAAGATTCAGGTGAAGGGCGATGGACTGTGTTAACTGCCATCGAAGAAGATGTGCCGGCGCCAGTGATTACGCTCTCCTTGCAGATGCGCTTCCGCTCACGGCAAGACGATTCCTTTGCAGCAAAAGTGATCGCCGCGCTCCGGCACGAATTTGGTGGTCACGCAGTTCAGAAGGAATCTTCGTCACAAGCGGAAACGTAG
- a CDS encoding AMP-binding protein: MSEQQTLHAQHIVWRPSEAEYARSRLVRFMKEQQIADITTLRERAAVDPVWYWEAMVKHLELTWLRPYDQILDLRRGKPWAQWFVDAQYNYVIDAVDKHARSNAAERPAVIWEGDDGATRTLTFRALAEQVNRLASALRHLGIGPGDRIGIFLPMLPETVIATLACSRIGAIFIPLFSGFGSEAVATRLRDGEAVALITADGFLRRGRTISLKATADEACAEVPTVRHCIVVQRTGESIPWTTGRDHWWHDLVADADSTCPVEPTNADTPYMIIYTSGTTGKPKGTVHVHAGFPVKAAHDMAVCFDIQPDDRLCWLTDLGWMMGPWAIAGTLLLGATLVIYEGTPDWPQPDRVWRLVSRHAISVLGLTPTVVRALMPHGDHWPQQHAMPSLRAFGSTGEPWNPAPWEWLFRVVGQERRPILNYSGGTEISGGILGCTMIEPQKPCAFSGPVPGMAADVVDEQGNPVRGSVGELVIRQPWVGMTQGFWRDPDRYLATYWSRWPDLWDHGDWALIDEDGFWYILGRSDDTIKAAGKRIGPAEVESAAVAHPAVQEAAAIGVPDPVKGEAIVVFAMLRPGIPANPSLAAEIQDTIAARLGRPLRPERVLFVPDLPRTRNAKLMRRVIRAAYLGRDPGDLSALENPAAVQAIAEAARNGTRS, translated from the coding sequence ATGTCAGAGCAACAGACATTGCACGCGCAGCACATTGTCTGGCGACCAAGCGAAGCCGAGTACGCGCGTAGTCGGCTCGTCCGCTTCATGAAAGAGCAGCAGATCGCTGATATCACCACTCTTCGCGAACGAGCTGCCGTTGATCCTGTCTGGTACTGGGAGGCGATGGTCAAGCATCTCGAGCTGACATGGCTACGGCCGTATGATCAAATTCTCGACCTGCGTCGTGGCAAACCCTGGGCACAATGGTTTGTTGACGCCCAATACAACTACGTCATCGATGCAGTGGACAAACACGCAAGGAGCAATGCAGCAGAGCGGCCAGCAGTTATCTGGGAAGGCGATGATGGAGCAACACGGACGCTGACATTTCGCGCACTTGCTGAGCAGGTTAATCGCCTTGCCTCAGCCTTGCGTCATCTTGGAATTGGGCCAGGCGACCGGATCGGCATCTTCCTGCCAATGCTTCCGGAAACCGTCATTGCGACACTCGCCTGCAGTCGCATTGGCGCGATCTTCATCCCACTCTTCTCTGGTTTTGGATCTGAAGCCGTCGCAACACGCCTCCGCGATGGCGAAGCTGTTGCGCTCATTACGGCTGATGGTTTTCTCCGTCGCGGTCGGACAATTAGCCTCAAGGCAACGGCCGATGAGGCCTGTGCTGAGGTCCCAACTGTACGCCACTGCATTGTCGTGCAACGAACTGGCGAATCAATTCCCTGGACGACTGGGCGTGATCACTGGTGGCATGACCTGGTTGCTGATGCTGATTCCACATGTCCCGTTGAGCCAACCAATGCCGATACTCCGTACATGATCATCTACACGTCGGGAACAACTGGGAAACCAAAGGGCACCGTTCACGTGCATGCTGGCTTCCCTGTTAAGGCGGCACACGATATGGCCGTGTGCTTCGATATTCAGCCAGACGATCGTCTCTGCTGGTTGACCGATCTTGGCTGGATGATGGGGCCCTGGGCCATTGCTGGCACGCTCCTGCTTGGGGCCACACTCGTCATCTACGAAGGGACACCGGATTGGCCGCAGCCTGACCGCGTGTGGCGGCTGGTATCACGCCATGCCATCAGCGTCCTCGGCTTAACTCCAACGGTCGTCCGTGCCTTGATGCCTCACGGGGATCACTGGCCCCAGCAGCATGCGATGCCCTCACTCCGAGCGTTTGGATCAACCGGCGAACCGTGGAATCCTGCCCCCTGGGAGTGGCTTTTCCGGGTTGTTGGCCAGGAGCGCCGACCAATTCTCAACTATTCGGGTGGAACTGAGATTAGTGGCGGCATTCTCGGCTGCACCATGATTGAGCCGCAGAAACCCTGCGCCTTTAGTGGTCCAGTACCAGGCATGGCGGCTGACGTCGTTGATGAACAAGGTAATCCCGTTCGCGGATCCGTCGGCGAACTTGTTATTCGGCAGCCTTGGGTGGGGATGACACAAGGATTCTGGCGCGATCCTGACCGCTACCTTGCGACATACTGGTCGCGCTGGCCTGATCTCTGGGACCATGGAGACTGGGCACTGATTGACGAAGACGGCTTCTGGTACATCCTCGGACGCTCCGATGACACGATCAAAGCGGCGGGCAAGCGCATTGGGCCAGCGGAAGTGGAATCCGCCGCGGTTGCACACCCAGCTGTTCAAGAAGCGGCTGCCATTGGCGTGCCAGACCCGGTCAAAGGCGAAGCCATTGTTGTCTTCGCCATGCTTCGCCCAGGAATACCGGCAAATCCGTCCTTAGCTGCCGAGATCCAGGATACTATCGCTGCGCGGCTGGGGCGACCATTACGACCAGAGCGCGTCCTCTTCGTCCCTGATTTGCCGCGGACGCGTAACGCAAAGCTTATGCGACGGGTCATTCGGGCTGCCTATCTTGGCCGCGATCCTGGCGATCTCTCAGCACTTGAGAATCCAGCAGCTGTTCAGGCCATTGCCGAGGCTGCACGAAACGGAACACGTTCGTAG